Proteins from a single region of Theileria parva strain Muguga chromosome 1, complete sequence, whole genome shotgun sequence:
- the eif2a gene encoding Eukaryotic translation initiation factor eIF2A family protein, with product MEKCRDYIKFFKFFKIGMEVLADGLNGVTLRDHSFVSDHWFLVALSKKTLHIYKFYPKTATNSVEKLELFWESSDISKSFVSNKGNLVCILKESSNSIQLTELETSKVLKSLNLPNGSVLKEVVFSPLDTFLTVLTSWSESNPNNLVVYNLKDPNYPVVLSLPYEKSYIVSRFPTWTQDESFCILRVMNEIKVWKDNDFSKLFASFTVNLSPDSTPNDTTDSAKSPTTNPLPSGATISLSPPNDKGVCYIGIFASNQGKFDRGVLRIYSTNQLEKPIFNKEFDASEEGELFWNSKGTSVLFRTFANSVKGLSSYYGANSLYLINLNNSKFKTISTVNDGIIHDISWSQNGKDFLLLKGPMPAEIDLYDGVTGLKTLSFGKNNRNTVKRDPFDRLVLMGGFGNLRGEIDIWDMKTKKKISQSKSECSVSCEFSPDGMYFVTATTVPRMRVDCCFKIFSYSGKLVQRVDFEELYHVYIRNPKFKFRQRDPSPSVTLENSTTSTRLYRPPGALAGPKIIKQTNIPANTAVPVINKPKLVGPPGADAALLSAASKIKKKNKNKK from the exons ATGGAAAAATGTAGagattatataaaattttttaaattttttaaaataggAATGGAAGTTCTTGCTGACGGGTTAAATGGAGTTACCCTGAGAGATCATTCCTTCGTCAGTGACCATTGGTTTCTGGTGGCCCTGAGTAAGAAAACTCTACACATATACAAATTCTACCCAAAAACAGCCACAAATTCAG tgGAGAAGCTGGAGCTGTTCTGGGAATCTTCCGATATTTCAAAGTCATTTGTTAGCAATAAAGGGAATCTG GTCTGTATATTAAAAGAATCTTCCAATTCTATTCAACTCACTGAACTCGAAACTTCCAAAGTTCTAAAATCTCTCAATCTACCAAATG GTTCTGTATTAAAAGAAGTGGTTTTCAGTCCTTTGgatacatttttaacagtTTTAACGTCATGGTCCGAGTCAAATCCTAACAATTTAGTGGTTTATAACCTTAaag aTCCCAATTATCCCGTGGTTCTATCACTACCATATGAGAAATCCTACATTGTTAGCAGATTCCCAACTTGGACTCAAGACGAAtctttttgtattttaagG GTAATGAATGAAATAAAAGTATGGAAGGATAATGATTTTTCAAAGTTATTTGCGAGTTTTACAGTAAATTTGAGCCCCGATTCAACCCCAAATGATACAACTGACTCCGCAAAAAGTCCTACGACTAATCCTTTACCAAGTGGAGCTACAATTTCACTCTCACCTCCA AATGATAAGGGGGTTTGCTACATAGGTATCTTTGCGTCAAATCAGGGCAAATTCGACCGTGGAGTTTTAAGAATTTACTCCACAAACCAACTTGAG aaaccgatttttaataaagaaTTCGACGCCAGTGAGGAAGGGGAACTCTTCTGGAATAGTAAAGGCACCAGCGTACTCTTCAGAACCTTTGCTAACTCAGTCAAAGGTCTTTCATCCTACTATGGAGCTAACTCATTATACCTCATTAAC TTGAACAACTCGAAATTTAAGACGATAAGTACAGTGAACGATGGTATAATTCATGACATTTCGTGGTCCCAAAATGGGAAGgattttttactcttaaAAGGACCAATGCCAGCAGAA ATTGATTTGTATGATGGTGTGACTGGTTTGAAGACGTTAAGTTTTGGCAAGAATAATAGGAACACGGTGAAGAGAGACCCTTTTGACAGACTTGTTCTAATGGGTGGATTTGGCAATTTGAGAGGCGAAATTGATATCTGGGATATGAAAACCAAAAAAAAGATTTCACAATCcaaa TCTGAGTGTTCGGTGAGTTGTGAGTTCAGTCCTGATGGAATGTACTTTGTAACTGCTACAACAGTGCCTAGGATGAGAGTTGACTGCTGTTTTAAGATCTTTTCCTACAGTGGGAAGCTGGTTCAGAGGGTTGACTTTGAGGAGCTTTACCACGTGTACATTAGGAACCCAAAGTTCAAATTCCGACAAAGAGATCCTTCACCGTCAGTTACTCTGGAAAACTCTACCACATCAACTCGTCTTTACAGACCTCCTGGCGCACTCGCTGGACCAAAAATCATTAAACAAACGAATATTCCAGCCAac ACTGCCGTGCCTGTTATTAATAAGCCTAAGCTGGTTGGACCGCCTGGTGCTGACGCGGCACTTTTATCAGCAGCTTCCAAAATCaagaaaaagaataaaaacaaaaaataa
- a CDS encoding Triose-phosphate Transporter family protein — protein sequence MLICTSLGQVVWHTLTVCVLLVVISATCNISRIDKPSTHFIRTSPKLCGLESLGFISNTPQINHKFLPQKYNGTEIVENYVKNDHFQDLFHHHVLPMFMERPGTHVSRVSKSDRSSLVTADFFGSRLRTLRDSVSQVSRDDLVKGATKLSMLSLLYFGKSLHMQASKKLLSLVPNGYMALIFQMLSEVPFMTLKWLVGFESPPVFYPKQYTPEKVNFKVDGVLGAVKKSLKNGVNRVKSYVMAYKTVILQSFYGVLVRGLTSSCFSYGGEGFVNFMKAMEPVFSSVLYYFMEGLKLDKMSYLSLVPVVTGVAYATYSKFTPSLNALTSSVLSFLVMYIKKDESKKFFSQNMDKVGRNLTRSNLFTSVSMLNNLMVSFFSLLGGAGTGLTYAYENVLKRLHSGDYDLLKHLFVMGLTQYMLNQANYTLFSGLSPVSAAVANSMKGVLNTLADSVFKDHKLSKQELYGSALAIAGTFLYSLTT from the exons ATGCTCATTTGTACCTCCCTGGGACAGGTTGTATGGCACACCCTTACTGTGTGCGTTCTTCTTGTCGTTATTTCTGCTACCTGTAACATTAGTAGGATCGATAAACCTTCCACCCATTTCATTAGAACATCCCCAAAAT TGTGTGGGTTGGAATCTTTGGGATTCATCTCTAATACACCTCAAATAAATCACAAATTTCTTCCTCAAAAGTATAATGGCACtgaaattgttgaaaacTATGTCAAAAACGACCATTTCCAAGACCTCTTTCACCACCATGTACTTCCCATGTTCATGGAGAGGCCTGGCACACATGTGTCAAGGGTTTCAAAGTCTGACCGCAGTTCTTTGGTCACCGCCGACTTCTTTGGCTCACGTCTGAGGACTTTGAGAGATTCAGTTTCCCAAGTTTCAAGGGATGATTTAGTAAAAGGCGCTACTAAGCTTTCTATGCTTTCACTTTTGTACTTTGGAAAATCACTTCATATGCAAGCAAGCAAGAAACTGCTAAGTCTTGTCCCCAATGGTTATATGGCATTGATATTCCAAATGTTATCAGAGGTGCCGTTTATGACACTAAAATGGCTGGTTGGGTTTGAGTCACCACCTGTGTTTTATCCCAAGCAATACACCCCTGAGaaggttaattttaaagttgaCGGAGTTTTAGGCGCTGTTAAAAAGTCGCTTAAAAACGGAGTCAACAGGGTGAAATCGTACGTCATGGCATATAAAACCGTTATTTTACAGTCTTTCTACGGGGTTCTAGTCAGGGGTCTTACATCTTCCTGTTTCTCTTACGGCGGCGAGGGCTTTGTAAATTTCATGAAGGCCATGGAACCTGTTTTCTCCTCAGTTTTGTATTACTTTATGGAGGGGCTTAAGCTGGATAAAATGTCTTATTTAAGTCTTGTTCCAGTGGTAACAGGAGTTGCATACGCCACATATTCCAAGTTTACACCTTCATTAAACGCTCTTACATCTTCTGTACTCTCATTTTTAGTTATGTACATTAAGAAGGATGAGTCGAAGAAGTTCTTTTCCCAAAATATGGACAAAGTTGGGAGGAACCTAACCAGGAGCAATTTATTCACCAGCGTTTCAATgctaaataatttgatggTATCATTTTTCTCACTCCTCGGAGGAGCAGGCACAGGGTTGACTTACGCGTATGAAAATGTGCTCAAGAGGTTACATAGCGGTGATTATGACTTGTTAAAACATCTATTCGTAATGGGACTGACTCAGTACATGCTAAACCAGGCCAACTACACTCTTTTCTCAGGACTATCACCAGTATCTGCGGCAGTTGCAAACTCCATGAAGGGTGTTTTAAACACTCTGGCAGACTCCGTTTTCAAAGACCACAAGCTATCCAAGCAGGAACTCTACGGCTCAGCCCTAGCAATCGCAGGAACCTTTTTATACTCACTCACaacataa
- a CDS encoding Ribosomal protein S16 family protein has protein sequence MINRLFLPYYSKSRGPPRLRFQVMGKRGKRFLMLVAANQRDPRDGKHMEVLGSVQRRPINPIPSAIGENHESLSEIRLRFSRIKFWLGVGCDMNVSVATVLSQANLIPPHPPKFGERTRGHYHLLSQIVENRQRIHLNRVKNFLLKETPCVNEDEDVYKPDLEETPARIVQKKIYPPELKQLDQPIHFDITEEPLNPEKKILRKLIR, from the exons ATGATAAATAGACTGTTTTTACCATATTATTCCAAGTCTAGAGGTCCTCCTAGGCTAAGATTCCAGGTTATGGGAAAAAGAG gGAAGAGATTCTTAATGTTAGTTGCAGCTAATCAGAGGGATCCTAGAGATGGTAAACATATGGAAGTTTTAGGAAGTGTGCAACGGAGACCAATTAACCCAATTCCATCAGCTATCGGAGAAAATCACGAGAGTTTATCCGAAATAAGACTAAGATTCAGTAGAATTAAGTTCTGGCTGGGTGTAGGATGTGATATGAATGTCTCAGTGGCTACAGTTCTTTCGCAAGCTAACCTCATTCCCCCTCATCCGCCTAAATTTGGCGAGAGAACCAGGGGTCACTATCACCTTTTATCGCAAATTGTTGAAAACAGACAACGTATTCACTTGAATAGAGTAAAGAATTTTCTTCTAAAGGAAACTCCTTGTGTAAATGAAGACGAAGATGTGTATAAACCTGACCTTGAGGAAACGCCTGCAAGGATAGTACAAAAGAAAATATATCCTCCAGAACTTAAACAATTGGACCAGCCTATTCACTTTGACATCACTGAAGAGCCGTTAAACCCtgaaaagaaaattttaagaaaaCTTATcagataa
- the Psmd2 gene encoding Proteasome/cyclosome repeat family protein, which produces MSKNKENLNELDAAYKEELDSLVLDLLNKDLCSPESESILLKLVDHATNDFGNISTIPKSLQFLISHKVALDEYYKRYTLKNGQDNFSLVLLLELISFLDAINLNDTPNNGNTNGETEANKVPEAPSFKLLLYKLEANLIAQRLVNFISSNTSTDSTQNQVTNQATNQPTNHLTNGVNVNSELEGDLSPHKHGKTVLSDVAKKLLTERKVSDWGNEYLISLSSQIVSYYSAPSTRQFLANNPVNYTNLNNNVVNFVDDNLLNNIDVKTVIGEVNTGLVIFESLKLIEEMTAYWLANGFEFDAIDLLLEVDRIESLEDKCSDDYDLVTRVSSYLASVSAYGATLSETCRILTVTYNILLRNSRYLEATRVALKLNQYDKVIEVLNKCEDINILKQIALFLGSNHLFIPSLTDASSNSGMNLDMDLDYTVVYLNSGENRSSLFLSLCKELDILDPKHPNDVFKGYPSKSNLSLTQSISGVSIDSARDNLSYTFVNSFINCASSKDKLITTTQSDKDKDSTNTSSGEQENSKDKSGEPDFWLFKHQGYGLLCASASLGLLHLWNLDEGLSEIDKYQYSTDQYIRSGAYFAFGLVSCGVASELDPVQGLLLDKLDSSNFLERLGAILGLTFAYSGTNRHDMLELLTPHVVDLSSVECSLFSSLALSVIFVGTGNQESSEAILQVLIEYISSHADSTPNLKYVRVYLCALGLLQMCRGELCEPVLDALSVLGKYEKVAVTLVESFAYATSGDVLKIQTLLKNCSHVTTTTTITGSTSSTNVTTDANTNTNTNTNTSGDTNANAVKDSVSTNTDTNANTDSNSKTDNTNTNTNTNTNTNTNTNTNTNTNTNADASNADANVKEDNSVDNELYGVSILCISLLSMGETIGSSMLVRLLEHPLQCGTVHERRAVPLAIALVNVSNPAPAIVSALSKLSHDSDKDVSLCAILGLGLVGAGTNNSRISQLLQNIAKHSYRDSTLMYVLRLSVGLLFMGKGTLTLTPLHSDSFILNKTSLAGLLITLFCALDLRSLVCDEFPFLPFFLALAVRPKWLITLNQDLEVVHIPVRVGTAVDTIGTAGKQRKISGFQTHKSPVLIGVGERAELATEEYETFTPFLEDIVLTTQVPHDH; this is translated from the exons ATGAGCAAGAACAAGGAGAATCTGAACGAGCTTGACGCGGCATATAAGGAGGAGCTGGATTCCTTGGTGTTGGATTTGCTTAACAAAGATTTGTGCAGTCCTGAGTCTGAATCGATTTTACTTAAACTGGTTGACCATGCGACAAATGACTTTGGAAATATTTCTACAATTCCCAAATCTCTCcagtttttaatttctcaCAAAGTTGCCTTAGACGAGTATTACAAGCGATACACCCTCAAAAACGGCCAGGATAACTTTTCTCTAGTCCTTTTACTGGAACTTATCAGTTTTCTCGACGCTATTAATCTTAATGATACACCCAATAACGGTAACACCAACGGTGAAACTGAAGCTAATAAAGTTCCTGAGGCGCCTTCGTTCAAGCTACTTTTATATAAACTCGAGGCTAATTTAATTGCTCAACGtcttgttaattttatttcatcCAACACTTCTACTGATTCTACTCAAAATCAAGTTACAAATCAAGCAACAAATCAACCAACAAATCATTTGACAAATGGTGTGAATGTAAATTCTGAGTTGGAAGGTGACTTAAGCCCGCATAAACATGGTAAAACAGTTTTAAGCGATGTAGCaaagaaattattaactgAACGGAAGGTTAGTGACTGGGGAAATGAATACTTAATATCACTTTCATCTCAAATAGTTTCATATTACTCAGCACCCTCAACCAGACAATTTCTGGCAAATAACCCTGTCAACTATACCAACCTCAACAATAATGTTGTAAACTTTGTTGACGAcaatttactaaataatattgatgTTAAGACTGTGATTGGGGAAGTGAATACGGGTTTAGTGATATTTGAGAGTTTGAAGTTGATAGAGGAGATGACAGCATATTGGTTAGCAAATGGGTTTGAATTTGACGCAATAGATCTTTTACTTGAGGTTGACAGGATAGAGTCACTGGAGGACAAGTGTTCAGATGACTATGACTTGGTGACTAGAGTTTCAAGTTACTTGGCTTCAGTTTCAGCCTATGGTGCTACTTTAAGTGAGACTTGTAGAATTCTCACGGTAACCTATAACATACTGTTGAGAAATTCTCGTTATTTAGAGGCAACGAGAGTGGCACTTAAACTTAACCAATATGACAAGGTTATAGAAGTTTTAAATAAGTGCGAGgatattaatatacttaagcAAATTGCCCTATTTCTGGGCTCGAATCATCTGTTTATACCAAGTTTAACTGACGCTTCCTCCAACAGTGGTATGAACCTGGATATGGACCTTGATTACACAGTGGTATACTTGAATAGTGGCGAGAATAGAAGTAGTTTATTCCTATCTCTCTGTAAGGAGTTGGACATTCTGGACCCCAAACATCCAAATGACGTATTTAAAGGGTATCCTTCAAAGAGTAACCTGAGTTTAACTCAGTCAATTTCTGGTGTCTCAATCGATTCAGCACGTGACAACCTTTCATACACCTTTGTAAATTCTTTCATTAATTGTGCCAGCTCCAAAGATAAACTTATTACAACCACTCAATCAG ATAAGGATAAGGATAGTACGAATACATCGAGTGGTGAGCAGGAAAATTCTAAGGATAAGAGTGGAGAACCTGATTTTTGGTTATTTAAGCATCAAGGATACGGATTATTATGCGCTTCAGCAAGTTTGGGTTTATTACATTTGTGGAATTTGGACGAGGGTTTGTCTGAGATTGACAAGTACCAGTACAGCACTGACCAGTACATAAGGTCTGGGGCTTATTTTGCATTTGGACTTGTTAGCTGTGGAGTGGCTTCTGAACTTGACCCGGTTCAAGGTCTTTTACTGGATAAGCTTGACTCATCAAACTTTCTAGAACGTTTGGGTGCTATTCTCGGTCTGACATTTGCATATTCAGGAACTAACCGACATGACATGCTTGAGCTTTTGACACCGCATGTGGTTGATTTGAGTTCAGTTGAGTGTTCTCTTTTCAGCAGTTTAGCTCTCTCAGTAATTTTCGTAGGCACCGGAAACCAAGAATCCTCAGAAGCTATTTTACAGGTGTTGATTGAGTACATCTCGTCACACGCAGATTCAACcccaaatttaaaatacgTTAGAGTATATTTATGCGCACTGGGGTTACTCCAAATGTGCAGAGGAGAACTTTGTGAACCTGTTTTAGATGCCTTGAGTGTTTTAGGAAAGTATGAAAAGGTTGCCGTAACCTTAGTCGAGTCTTTTGCCTACGCCACTTCCGGGGATGTTCTTAAAATACAAACTCTGTTAAAAAACTGTTCACACGTTACTACTACTACCACTATCACCGGTAGCACCAGTAGTACTAATGTCACTACTGATgctaatactaatactaataccAATACCAATACGAGTGGTGATACTAATGCTAATGCAGTTAAGGATAGTGTTAGTACTAACACTGATACCAATGCTAATACTGATTCTAATAGTAAAACTGATAATACTAACACCAATACTAATACCAATACCAATACCAATACCAATACAAATACAAATACAAATACAAATACAAATGCTGATGCAAGTAACGCTGATGCGAATGTTAAGGAAGATAACAGTGTTGACAACGAGTTGTATGGAGTAAGTATACTGTGTATATCACTATTGAGTATGGGCGAGACAATAGGCTCAAGCATGCTGGTAAGGTTGTTGGAGCACCCATTACAGTGTGGAACTGTACATGAACGAAGAGCTGTTCCACTCGCTATTGCGTTAGTGAATGTATCAAATCCAGCACCAGCCATTGTATCTGCACTTTCAAAGTTATCTCATGACAGTGATAAGGACGTCTCACTGTGTGCTATTTTGGGTCTTGGTTTAGTAGGTGCCGGAACTAACAATTCAAGAATTTCTCAATTGCTACAAAACATCGCAAAACACAGTTACAGAGATTCTACACTAATGTATGTCCTAAGGCTCAGTGTTGGACTTTTATTCATGGGAAAAGGAACACTAACACTCACTCCACTCCACTCTGACTCCTTTATACTCAATAAAACGTCTCTGGCAGGTTTACTCATAACTCTTTTTTGTGCCCTGGATTTGAGATCACTAGTATGTGATGAGTTTCCATTTTTACCCTTCTTCCTAGCACTAGCTGTGAGACCGAAGTGGCTGATAACGCTTAACCAGGACTTGGAGGTCGTTCACATCCCTGTTAGGGTTGGCACTGCAGTTGACACCATTGGGACAGCTGGAAAACAGCGTAAAATCTCAGGATTCCAAACTCATAAGTCTCCAGTCCTCATTGGGGTTGGTGAACGCGCAGAACTTGCCACCGAGGAATACGAGACCTTCACTCCATTTCTTGAAGATATTGTCCTTACAACTCAAGTTCCACATGATcactaa
- the Ap1m1 gene encoding AP-1 complex subunit mu-1 has product MGGISGIYILDLKGRLIICRNYKADLLTNVCDAFYENVILQDSSTLKPVFHSDGCTFSWVSQNGIYFIAVASSNYNVSLSISFLYRFVGVLTSYFKHLNEESIRDNFAIVYELLDEMIDNGFPQVTEVSVLREFIKNQYHQLTLDKVRPPTTMTNSVSWRREGIKHKKNELFLDVIESLDLILSASGTVLRSEIKGCLKMKSYLSNMPEVFLCLNDKLLFSADSNTMGSDTNGNSVKSFVELEDVKFHQCVELTKFNSDRTITFIPPDGEFELMTYRLRCRVKPLFSLYVTYNSKSSTRIEFYVKATSQFKSKSMATNVEFLIPVPSDVNCPEFNPTQGSVKYLPDQDAITWYVKQFQGDKVYTMFASFGLPSVSDESRNTFSKNPVKIKFEIPYYTVSGINVKHLRITDKTGYKALPWVRYITKNGDYQLRMA; this is encoded by the coding sequence ATGGGAGGTATAAGTGGAATATACATATTGGATTTGAAAGGAAGGCTAATAATTTGCAGAAATTATAAAGCAGACCTGTTAACGAATGTTTGTGATGCGTTTTACGAGAATGTGATATTACAGGATTCGAGTACTCTGAAGCCAGTGTTCCACAGTGATGGGTGTACGTTCTCCTGGGTCTCCCAGAATGGGATTTACTTCATAGCAGTGGCTTCTTCTAACTATAACGTATCACTTTCAATCTCGTTTTTGTACAGGTTTGTGGGTGTTTTAACAAGTTACTTTAAACACCTAAATGAGGAGAGTATAAGGGATAATTTTGCAATTGTGTACGAATTATTGGATGAGATGATAGATAATGGTTTTCCTCAAGTAACTGAAGTAAGTGTTTTGAGAGAATTCATTAAAAACCAATATCACCAGTTAACGCTTGACAAGGTTCGACCACCTACAACCATGACAAACTCCGTTTCTTGGCGCAGAGAAGGCATTAAACATAAGAAGAACGAGTTGTTTCTTGACGTTATTGAGAGTTTAGACCTCATCTTATCCGCAAGTGGAACTGTTTTAAGGTCTGAAATTAAAGGCTGTTTGAAGATGAAATCATATCTGTCAAATATGCCAGAAGTGTTTTTATGCCTTAATGATAAGCTTTTATTCTCAGCTGATTCGAATACAATGGGCTCAGATACTAATGGGAATTCAGTAAAAAGTTTCGTCGAGTTGGAAGACGTCAAGTTCCACCAATGTGTTGAACTTACAAAGTTTAACTCAGATCGCACAATCACATTTATACCGCCGGATGGTGAATTTGAACTCATGACATATCGCCTACGCTGTAGAGTTAAACCTCTTTTCTCACTCTATGTAACTTATAACAGTAAATCCAGTACTAGGATAGAGTTTTACGTAAAAGCGACTTCACAGTTTAAGTCTAAATCAATGGCAACTAATGTTGAATTCCTGATACCAGTGCCGTCAGATGTTAATTGCCCAGAGTTTAATCCAACCCAGGGAAGTGTAAAGTATTTACCAGACCAGGACGCAATAACTTGGTATGTCAAGCAATTTCAAGGAGATAAAGTTTACACAATGTTCGCATCGTTTGGACTTCCTTCAGTCTCAGATGAGTCTAGGAACACATTTTCCAAGAACCCAGTTAAAATCAAGTTTGAAATCCCCTACTACACAGTCTCTGGCATCAACGTTAAACACCTCAGAATCACTGATAAAACTGGATATAAAGCCCTTCCATGGGTTAGATACATCACCAAAAACGGCGATTATCAACTTAGAATGGCATAA
- the RPT1A gene encoding 26S proteasome regulatory subunit 7-like protein: MKDTEEDSEEKKETVPLSDTEVKILKSYGVGPYAAPIRAADNDIKEVINRINKLSGVKESDTGLNPPHMWDLVLDQRSLQEGAPLQVARCTNIINPGTPQAKYIINVKQIAKFVVGLGEKAAATDIEEGIRVGVDRNKYKIQITLPPKIDPSVTMMTVEEKPNITYNDIGGCKDQLEKLREVVEMPLLQPERFVQLGIDPPNGVLLYGPPGTGKTLTARAVANRTDACFICVIGSELVQKYVGEGARLVRELFQMARSKKACILFIDEVDAIGGSRGEDASNGDHEVQRTMLEIVNQLDGFDARGNIKVLMATNRPDTLDSALLRPGRIDRRIEFGLPDLEGRKHIFKIHSRTMSVDKNIRYELLARLCPNSTGADLRSVCTEAGMFAIRARRKSISEKDLIDAISKVIKGYKKFSATGRYMVYN; encoded by the exons atGAAGGATACTGAGGAGGATTCCGAAGAAAAGAAGGAAACCGTACCACTTTCTGATACagaagttaaaattttaaaatcatac GGAGTTGGACCTTATGCAGCTCCAATTCGTGCAGCCGATAATGATATAAAAGAAGTTATTAACAGAATTAACAAACTATCAG GAGTGAAAGAAAGTGACACTGGGTTAAATCCCCCTCATATGTGGGATTTGGTACTTGATCAACGTTCCTTACAGGAAGGAGCGCCACTACAAGTAGCAAGAtgtacaaatattattaaccCTGGAACGCCACAAGCCAAATACATCATCAACGTTAAACAAATCGCCAAATTCGTTgtg GGATTGGGTGAGAAGGCTGCGGCTACGGATATAGAGGAGGGTATCAGAGTTGG agtTGACCGTAACAAGTATAAGATACAGATAACTTTACCGCCTAAAATTGACCCCTCAGTAACCATGATGACAGTTGAGGAGAAACCGAATATAACATACAACGATATAG gTGGGTGTAAGGATCAACTTGAGAAGTTAAGGGAAGTGGTTGAGATGCCACTCTTACAGCCTGAACGTTTTGTACAGCTTGGAATTGACCCTCCAAATGGAGTTTTACTATACGGACCACCAGGAACTGGGAAAACCTTGACTGCTAGAGCTGTTGCTAATCGAACTGACGCCTGTTTTATATGCGTCATAGGATCAGAACTTGTTCAAAA ATATGTTGGAGAGGGAGCCAGGCTTGTTAGAGAATTATTCCAGATGGCGAGGAGTAAGAAGGcttgtattttatttattgatgAAGTGGATGCCATTGGTGGTTCTAGAGGCGAAGATGCATCAAACGGTGATCACGAAGTTCAGAGAACAATGCTCGAAATTGTGAACCAGCTTGACGGCTTTGACGCCAGAGGCAATATCAAAGTACTAATGGCCACTAACAGGCCTGATACACTTGATTCAGCACTTCTAAGACCAGGACGTATAGATCGACGTATTGAATTTGGATTACCAGATCTAGag ggtAGAAAACATATATTTAAGATTCATTCGAGGACGATGAGTGTGGATAAGAATATAAGATATGAGTTGTTGGCTCGGCTTTGTCCAAATAGCACAGGAGCAGACCTCAGAAGCGTGTGTACAGAGGCTGGAATGTTCGCAATCAGAGCAAGGAGGAAGAGCATCTCAGAGAAGGATCTGATTGACGCTATTTCTAAGGTCATTAAAGGCTATAAGAAATTCTCGGCAACTGGTAGATACATGGTCTATAACTGA